In Candidatus Manganitrophus morganii, the genomic window GATAATGCTCCTCCTTGTCCTTCTTGGCGCAGGAGGGTTTCAGGGGTGCAGTGGCAACAGTAACGGCTCCGGTCAGACTCAGGAAGCGCCGGACCTGCCGCGCGGCGATGGGAATCTCTACGTCGCCAACAACGGAACGGGAAGCCTTCTCGCCTTTGACAACGCCTCGACCGCCGAGGGAGATCTCTCCCCTGACCGCCACTTTCCGGAAACCATCGCCGAACCGACCGGCCTTTTTTTGGATCAAACGACAGACACCCTTTACGTCGCCAACACCGGCCAGAACGCCATCCTCATTTATGAGAATGCAAGCACGCTCGAACTGCCTGACGGCTTGGCCTCGGCGGACCGGGTGATTTCGGGGCCGCAAACCGGACTCCGCCTTCCCGGCGGCGTCGCCTACGACGCGACACGGCAGCGGCTTTATGTCGCGAATGAAGGGAACGCATCCATTCTGGTCTTTCACGCGAGCTGCTCGGAAACCGGTCTTCTCGACGGCGATCTCCCCCCCTGCCAAGTCCTCTCAAGCACTTCGACCTTGCTCGACGCTCCGGGGGAGCTCGCAGTAGACCCGGCGCGAGACATCCTTTACATCTCGAACGAGGGAGCCAACTCGATCCTGGTCTACGAAAATGCCTCTCAATCATCGACTCAAGGAAATCTTCCGCCGACCCGGACGATTTCATCGATTCAATCTCCTTTAGGGATCTTCATCGACAGCACGAACGACCGGCTTTACGTCGTTCAAAGCGAGGACCAGGCAGCGGTTCTGGTCTATGAAAATGCCTCCACCCGGGCGGGTCAGACCTCCCCAGATCGGACGCTGACCGGTTCGAACACCCTTCTCGTGTTTCCGATCGGAATCGATGTCGACATCGACCAGAATTTGATCTACGTCGTCAACAACGACCACACGGCAGACGGCGACAGCGCCCTGCTCATCTTCTCCGATCCGTTCGCCAACTGCGCCGTCTGCGACGTCTCCCCGAGCCGGATCATCACCGGCGACGAAACGGGGCTCACCGACGCAACCGACATCGCGGTCGATTCCCAGCTCGACCGGATCTACGTCTCGAACACATTGGACAACGCAGTCCTGCTGTTCGGGATGGAGGGGAATATTCCGCCGACAAAAATCAACACCGGCTCCGCCACCCGGCTGGAATGGCCGATCTCCTTTTCCTACGACAACGAGGAGGACCGGCTCTACGTCCTCAACCTCCGCTCCTTCCTCGGCGGCGCCAGCTCCCCGATGATCGCCGTTTGGGACAATGTCAGTGAAACCTCCCTGAACAACACCCCCCCGAGCTGGGGGATCCTCGCAAGCGGCATTTTGTTCCCCCGGGCGATCTATGTCGACAAAACGAGAAATCGTCTTCTCCTTCTTCTGCCGTCCATCAATGAGCTTCGTGTCTATGACCTCGACGCCGTCATTCCCAGCCCCCCGACCGGAAACGTTGCGCTCCCTGCTCCGGTCGCCACCTTCACCACCGGTCTCAACGGCCCCCTGTCGATGTCGGTCGACGAAGGGAGGGGCCTTGCCTACGTGGCGAACGACACGAACAACGGCGTCGTCGTCTACGACCTGGACACCCTCGACCCCACCCCTCGGACGCTGGTCGGATTGCAGACCCAGCTTGTCCGCCCTTTCGGACTTTTCGTCGATCCGGATCGGGATATCCTCTATGCGGTCAACACCCAGAGCAATAACATTCTCGCCTTCGATGACGCCAGCGGAAAACAGGGGAACACCCCGCCCGACCGAGTGATGACCTCCTCTTCTACCTTGGCTTCAGAGGACCGGTTGAACGCGCCGACCGCCCCCTTCATGAACGTGGCCAAAGACCGGCTCTTTATCATCAATCGGGGAAACAATTCCGTCTATATCTTCGACACTGCCAGCACCCTCGACGGAGAGATTGAACCCAACCGGAAACTGGTCGGAGACGACACGGAAATCTCTTTTCCCCCCTCTCTTGATCCCCAAATTACCGGCGCGCTCTGGGTCGACACCAGCCGGGGGGGAGAGCGGCTCTTCCTCGGCGAGCCGATCGACCCGACCTGCACCCTCCCCCAGAACCAATG contains:
- a CDS encoding beta-propeller fold lactonase family protein, whose amino-acid sequence is MRWIMLLLVLLGAGGFQGCSGNSNGSGQTQEAPDLPRGDGNLYVANNGTGSLLAFDNASTAEGDLSPDRHFPETIAEPTGLFLDQTTDTLYVANTGQNAILIYENASTLELPDGLASADRVISGPQTGLRLPGGVAYDATRQRLYVANEGNASILVFHASCSETGLLDGDLPPCQVLSSTSTLLDAPGELAVDPARDILYISNEGANSILVYENASQSSTQGNLPPTRTISSIQSPLGIFIDSTNDRLYVVQSEDQAAVLVYENASTRAGQTSPDRTLTGSNTLLVFPIGIDVDIDQNLIYVVNNDHTADGDSALLIFSDPFANCAVCDVSPSRIITGDETGLTDATDIAVDSQLDRIYVSNTLDNAVLLFGMEGNIPPTKINTGSATRLEWPISFSYDNEEDRLYVLNLRSFLGGASSPMIAVWDNVSETSLNNTPPSWGILASGILFPRAIYVDKTRNRLLLLLPSINELRVYDLDAVIPSPPTGNVALPAPVATFTTGLNGPLSMSVDEGRGLAYVANDTNNGVVVYDLDTLDPTPRTLVGLQTQLVRPFGLFVDPDRDILYAVNTQSNNILAFDDASGKQGNTPPDRVMTSSSTLASEDRLNAPTAPFMNVAKDRLFIINRGNNSVYIFDTASTLDGEIEPNRKLVGDDTEISFPPSLDPQITGALWVDTSRGGERLFLGEPIDPTCTLPQNQCARGAFLLFSAEGNFAPGQVWSGGENQLIGPSAVAVDPRRDLVYVANQGNPTITSDDSLFLFTHASRSDGKMPFDGTFSVTEGSVIVTGTGTSFTTDLAPGDHIKIGENALIVSTIYSDTTLTLTSPYPGETASGLLALRLPQTPCSPIYNPEASSCPDTKLNNPAGLFVDSDQDRLYVANAGTDCADPAAPCNSLLVFHAASNFSFNAVPNQVITSDRLNSPRGLAVDLGRQTLFVANHGNNSVLVFKNVEDLNGEVSPDAEIGGAATGIDEPIGVAIDPERDILYVLNEGTSEILVFENASSLDGDSAPARTLSGNFMQTPSFLFLDAEGDLLYVANREADAVHIFTDASRADGEAAHKTITGINTGLNQPVGLAVDTAR